From Vitis vinifera cultivar Pinot Noir 40024 chromosome 14, ASM3070453v1, a single genomic window includes:
- the LOC100251783 gene encoding transcription repressor MYB6, which yields MRKPCCDKKDTTKGAWSKQEDQRLIDYIKTHGEGCWRSLPKAAGLHRCGKSCRLRWINYLRPDLKRGNFGQDEEDLIIKLHALLGNRWSLIAGRLPGRTDNEVKNYWNSHIRKKLINMGIDPNNHRVNQSFAAPLNRCASAATMSSGSMTGACDNKSLKPSADNDPLSDSASGLEDEISASLDLNLDLTIAIPASSLTDVIDKKRQDTKSIFSREVEGDANPTLILFR from the exons ATGAGGAAGCCTTGCTGTGATAAAAAAGACACAACAAAGGGAGCTTGGTCTAAGCAAGAAGACCAGAGGCTCATTGATTACATCAAGACTCATGGTGAAGGCTGTTGGCGTTCTCTCCCCAAGGCTGCAG GGTTGCATCGCTGTGGCAAAAGCTGCAGGCTGAGATGGATAAACTATCTAAGACCAGACCTCAAACGCGGTAACTTCGGCCAAGATGAAGAGGACCTCATAATCAAGCTCCATGCCCTCCTCGGGAACAG GTGGTCATTGATAGCTGGAAGGTTGCCCGGGCGGACGGACAACGAGGTTAAGAACTACTGGAACTCTCATATCAGGAAGAAGCTGATAAACATGGGCATTGATCCAAATAACCATCGGGTGAACCAAAGTTTTGCTGCTCCTCTAAACCGGTGTGCTTCTGCTGCTACCATGTCATCCGGCTCCATGACTGGCGCATGCGATAATAAGTCACTGAAACCTTCTGCTGATAATGATCCCCTCTCCGATTCTGCAAGTGGCCTTGAAGATGAAATATCCGCCTCCCTTGACTTGAATCTTGATCTCACCATTGCCATTCCTGCTTCTTCACTCACGGACGTCATTGACAAGAAGCGGCAAGATACTAAATCAATATTCTCCAGGGAGGTGGAAGGTGACGCAAATCCTACCCTTATTTTATTCAGATGA